One genomic segment of Erythrobacter sp. THAF29 includes these proteins:
- the recJ gene encoding single-stranded-DNA-specific exonuclease RecJ translates to MATRSLSHVLGVSKSLSGRAWLWRGGNMDLGAGDSEAQRLDRDILSQLLITRGVAPEDVERHAKPTLREFLPDPSEFRDMDQAAERIAQAVLGQEKVTIYGDYDVDGATSAALMVELLRGLGLEAEYYIPDRLLEGYGPSGEALVKLAESGSSLIVTVDCGAMAHEALGMARDAGVDVIVVDHHKCAAELPPTAALVNPNRLDEGDLAASHGHLAAVGVAFLLGIALVRTLRAQGFFENRKEPDLMALLDLVALGTVADVAALHGLNRAFVAQGLKILARRDRIGMAALMDASRLKRAPQASDLGFALGPRINAGGRIGESTLGVRLLTTSDPEEARAIAEQLSALNEERRAIEGEVQEAAEAQLAGQGNMAVHVVAGDGWHPGVIGIVAGRIKEKTGKPSIVIANDADGTGKGSGRSISGVDLGAAIIAAREQGLLVAGGGHAMAAGLTIPTENLAAFTEFLDTRLARDVDRARASQSMQLDLSLAPGGLVPDLVTTLEAAGPYGVGWPAPRVAVGPVRIVKADVVGKDHLRIIAAGDDGRSFKGIAFRAAETELAQTLLHRSKGRRFHLAGRVKIDDWGPRPAAELHLEDAAFAD, encoded by the coding sequence ATGGCCACTCGCTCGCTTTCGCACGTCCTTGGTGTTTCAAAGTCGCTGTCCGGCCGTGCATGGCTTTGGCGCGGTGGGAACATGGATCTGGGAGCGGGTGATAGCGAAGCCCAGCGTCTCGATCGCGACATTCTCTCGCAATTGTTGATCACGCGCGGCGTCGCACCTGAAGATGTAGAGCGCCATGCCAAGCCGACTCTACGAGAATTTCTCCCCGACCCTTCCGAATTCCGCGACATGGATCAGGCTGCCGAACGCATCGCGCAAGCCGTCCTGGGTCAGGAAAAGGTCACGATTTACGGCGATTACGATGTTGATGGCGCGACCAGTGCTGCGCTGATGGTCGAGTTGCTGCGCGGGCTTGGACTGGAAGCCGAGTACTACATTCCCGACCGGCTGCTCGAAGGATACGGACCGAGCGGCGAAGCGCTCGTCAAACTCGCGGAGAGTGGCTCAAGCCTGATTGTCACCGTCGATTGCGGAGCGATGGCGCACGAAGCACTCGGCATGGCGCGTGACGCCGGGGTCGATGTGATCGTGGTCGACCACCACAAATGCGCAGCTGAGCTTCCCCCTACCGCTGCGCTCGTCAATCCAAACCGACTAGACGAAGGCGACCTCGCCGCAAGCCACGGTCACCTCGCAGCAGTCGGTGTCGCATTCCTGCTCGGCATAGCGCTGGTGCGTACTTTGCGGGCGCAGGGCTTTTTCGAAAACCGCAAGGAGCCCGACCTCATGGCGCTGCTCGACCTCGTGGCGCTCGGAACTGTGGCAGATGTGGCAGCGTTGCACGGCCTCAATCGGGCATTCGTAGCACAAGGTCTCAAAATCCTTGCCCGGCGCGACCGGATCGGGATGGCTGCTCTGATGGATGCGAGCCGCCTGAAACGTGCTCCGCAGGCGAGCGATCTGGGGTTCGCGCTCGGGCCGCGAATCAACGCGGGAGGGCGAATCGGAGAGTCCACGCTGGGTGTACGCCTGTTGACCACAAGTGATCCCGAAGAAGCTCGCGCGATCGCCGAACAGCTTTCTGCACTCAACGAAGAGCGGCGCGCGATCGAAGGCGAAGTGCAGGAGGCAGCCGAGGCACAACTTGCAGGGCAAGGCAATATGGCGGTGCACGTGGTGGCAGGAGACGGATGGCACCCCGGCGTAATCGGCATTGTGGCCGGGCGTATCAAGGAAAAGACCGGCAAGCCTTCGATCGTCATCGCAAATGACGCTGACGGGACCGGCAAGGGATCTGGCCGTTCGATCAGCGGAGTGGATCTCGGTGCGGCAATCATCGCGGCGCGCGAGCAAGGGTTGCTGGTCGCTGGAGGCGGGCACGCGATGGCTGCAGGCCTCACAATCCCGACTGAGAACCTCGCCGCCTTCACCGAATTTCTCGACACAAGACTAGCCCGCGACGTCGATCGCGCACGCGCCTCGCAATCGATGCAGCTCGATCTGTCGCTCGCGCCCGGCGGTCTCGTACCCGATCTCGTCACGACCTTGGAAGCCGCGGGGCCCTATGGCGTGGGCTGGCCCGCCCCTCGTGTTGCGGTCGGCCCGGTGCGCATCGTCAAAGCAGATGTTGTCGGCAAGGATCACCTGCGGATTATCGCTGCGGGCGACGATGGGCGTTCGTTCAAGGGGATAGCCTTTCGCGCAGCCGAGACCGAATTGGCCCAAACCCTGCTTCACCGCAGCAAAGGCCGCCGCTTTCATCTCGCAGGAAGGGTCAAGATCGACGACTGGGGCCCTCGCCCTGCTGCCGAACTGCACCTCGAAGACGCGGCCTTCGCCGATTAA
- a CDS encoding nitronate monooxygenase family protein: MPLPAPFDRLRLPLIGSPLFIVSGPELVIAQCKAGIIGSFPALNARPQTLLDEWLHQITEELAKHNRENPDRPAAPFAVNQIIHKTNDRVEADMKTCEKWQVPMVITSLGAREEVYQAVRNWGGITMHDVINNRFAKKAIEKGADGLIPVAAGAGGHAGALSPFALMQEIREWFDGLVALSGSIAHGASILAAQALRADFAYSGSAFIATEEANADQGYKQGIVEGDASGIVYTNLFTGVHGNYLRSSIEKAGLDPDNLPESDPSKMNFGSGGNTKAKAWKDIWGSGQGVGAVKSVGSVEDLVARMEREYHAAKAQLLENSAYSPWTALAEAAE, translated from the coding sequence ATGCCGCTTCCCGCCCCGTTCGACCGCTTGCGCCTGCCGCTGATCGGATCGCCGCTCTTCATCGTGTCGGGCCCCGAACTCGTCATCGCGCAGTGCAAGGCAGGGATCATCGGAAGCTTTCCGGCACTGAACGCACGACCACAGACACTGCTCGACGAGTGGTTGCACCAAATCACCGAAGAACTCGCCAAGCACAACCGCGAAAACCCAGATCGTCCCGCCGCCCCCTTTGCGGTGAACCAGATCATTCACAAAACGAATGACCGGGTCGAAGCCGATATGAAAACTTGCGAGAAGTGGCAGGTGCCGATGGTGATCACCTCGCTCGGCGCGCGGGAGGAGGTATATCAGGCCGTGCGCAACTGGGGCGGGATCACGATGCACGACGTGATCAACAACCGTTTTGCCAAGAAGGCGATCGAGAAAGGCGCCGACGGCCTCATCCCGGTCGCTGCGGGCGCAGGTGGTCATGCCGGAGCCCTCTCCCCGTTCGCGCTGATGCAGGAGATACGTGAATGGTTCGATGGGCTCGTCGCGCTTTCGGGCTCAATCGCGCACGGGGCTTCGATCCTCGCTGCCCAGGCCCTGCGCGCCGACTTTGCTTATTCGGGAAGTGCCTTCATCGCCACCGAGGAAGCCAATGCCGACCAAGGCTACAAGCAGGGCATCGTCGAAGGTGACGCGAGCGGTATCGTCTACACCAACCTGTTCACCGGTGTTCACGGCAACTATCTGCGCTCCTCGATCGAGAAAGCCGGGCTGGATCCCGACAACTTGCCGGAAAGCGACCCCTCCAAAATGAACTTCGGCAGCGGGGGCAACACCAAGGCCAAGGCGTGGAAGGACATCTGGGGCTCAGGACAGGGCGTCGGTGCGGTGAAGTCGGTCGGCAGCGTGGAAGATCTCGTCGCTCGAATGGAGCGCGAGTATCATGCAGCAAAAGCCCAGCTTCTGGAGAATTCCGCCTATTCGCCGTGGACTGCACTCGCTGAGGCGGCCGAGTAG
- a CDS encoding flavodoxin family protein yields MSIEADPNLLVIWHSRTGASEAMARAASNAENAELVRARDVTSEMLIAAAGYIFACPENLASMTGEMKEMFDRNYYPVLGMIEGRPYATIIAAGSDGWGAQRQIDRIATGWRLKRVADEKIVNFDAQTPEAILAPKHVDERILADCKELGEGLAEGLRLGVF; encoded by the coding sequence ATGTCGATTGAGGCCGATCCCAATTTGCTCGTCATCTGGCACAGCCGGACAGGTGCGAGCGAGGCCATGGCTCGCGCCGCGTCTAATGCCGAGAATGCGGAGCTTGTGAGGGCGCGCGATGTTACTTCCGAGATGCTGATCGCTGCAGCCGGATACATCTTCGCCTGCCCGGAAAACCTTGCGAGCATGACCGGCGAGATGAAGGAAATGTTCGACCGAAACTATTATCCGGTACTCGGAATGATCGAAGGACGGCCATACGCCACCATCATTGCAGCGGGATCGGATGGATGGGGCGCACAGCGCCAGATCGACCGGATCGCCACCGGCTGGAGACTGAAGCGGGTCGCAGACGAGAAGATCGTGAACTTCGACGCGCAGACGCCGGAAGCGATCCTCGCCCCCAAACACGTCGATGAGAGAATTCTCGCCGATTGCAAGGAATTGGGGGAAGGACTTGCCGAAGGACTGAGGCTCGGGGTTTTCTGA
- a CDS encoding OmpA family protein, translated as MSVISKGSKALLLAGALALPATAGVAAQDASNDDVLTTVYGSVPTEGPEIEGIISARNGDQIEVTSADGTATVITINDETTIKAKGGFLGLGRKTLTADSLLNGIPVAVETLVAGDRYFADEVRFSANDLETATMIRNGTNQRFVQNETAIQENAAATEALRGRFGDIDKYNIKGTTNVYFDTGKYNLSDEARAELCQVAQQAEQMDNALLLVVGYTDSTGTYEINQELSERRAGRVVNYLQQQCGWKPWRMLSPTGMAEADPAADNSTAYGKAQNRRVAVNVLVSKSVDGL; from the coding sequence ATGAGTGTCATTTCCAAGGGGTCGAAGGCTCTCTTGCTCGCAGGCGCGCTGGCTTTGCCCGCAACCGCAGGCGTGGCTGCCCAGGACGCATCGAACGACGATGTCCTGACGACCGTCTATGGTTCGGTTCCCACAGAGGGGCCGGAGATCGAAGGTATCATCTCGGCTCGCAATGGCGACCAGATCGAAGTCACCAGTGCCGACGGCACAGCAACGGTCATCACGATCAACGATGAAACCACCATCAAGGCCAAGGGCGGCTTTCTCGGTCTCGGCCGCAAGACGCTGACTGCGGATTCGCTGCTGAACGGAATTCCAGTGGCAGTTGAGACCCTTGTCGCAGGTGACCGCTACTTCGCCGACGAAGTGCGCTTCAGCGCAAACGACCTTGAAACGGCAACGATGATCCGCAACGGCACCAACCAGCGTTTCGTGCAGAACGAAACTGCGATCCAGGAAAACGCCGCAGCAACCGAAGCCCTGCGTGGCCGCTTCGGCGACATCGACAAATACAACATCAAGGGCACCACCAACGTCTATTTCGACACGGGCAAGTACAACCTTTCGGACGAAGCCCGCGCCGAACTCTGCCAGGTGGCACAGCAGGCCGAGCAGATGGACAACGCGCTGCTTCTGGTCGTCGGTTACACCGATTCGACCGGCACCTACGAGATCAACCAGGAGCTTAGCGAACGTCGCGCAGGCCGCGTTGTGAACTATCTCCAGCAGCAGTGCGGGTGGAAGCCGTGGCGCATGCTTTCGCCGACCGGAATGGCTGAAGCCGATCCGGCAGCGGACAACAGCACCGCTTACGGCAAGGCACAGAATCGCCGCGTTGCGGTCAACGTCCTCGTTAGCAAGAGCGTCGACGGCCTCTAA
- a CDS encoding alpha-hydroxy acid oxidase — protein sequence MRLSDCHNIDDFRSLAKARLPFPVFDYIDGAADDELTKARNSDAFNECDLVPDVLAGVEEIDTTCTIFGRKSALPLVLSPTAVQRAFHWQGETAVAKAADRFGLWFGISSLATRSIEETAALTKGPKLFQLYVHKDKGLNTHMIERCQQAGFDALALTVDTIVSGKRERCLRSGFTTPPRFTPASIWSYATKPRWTLDYLFREKFRLPNLDTHVSEGSSKAVSIAEYFNTMLDTSMDWSTAAAIREQWGGKFVLKGVMSSNDARRAVEIGADAIMISNHGGRQLDGSRSPFDQLPEIVDAVGGEIEIICDGGVRRGTHVLKSLCAGANAASGGRLYLYALAAAGQEGVERALAILKDEIERGMRLMGVTDVDQLGTERLRWRKPS from the coding sequence ATGCGCCTGTCCGATTGCCACAATATTGATGACTTTCGCTCTCTCGCAAAAGCGCGGCTGCCCTTTCCCGTCTTCGACTACATTGACGGTGCAGCAGACGATGAGCTGACAAAGGCGCGTAATTCTGACGCTTTCAACGAGTGCGATCTCGTGCCCGACGTGCTTGCAGGGGTCGAGGAGATCGACACCACCTGCACGATATTCGGGCGCAAGAGCGCCCTTCCCCTCGTGCTGTCGCCAACCGCCGTGCAACGTGCATTTCATTGGCAAGGCGAAACAGCGGTGGCCAAGGCCGCAGATAGGTTCGGTCTTTGGTTTGGCATTTCGAGCCTTGCGACACGCTCAATCGAGGAGACTGCAGCGCTCACAAAGGGGCCGAAGCTGTTCCAGCTCTACGTTCACAAGGACAAAGGGCTCAACACCCACATGATCGAGCGTTGCCAGCAAGCAGGCTTCGATGCGCTGGCTCTCACAGTCGACACGATCGTTTCGGGAAAACGCGAGCGCTGCCTGCGCTCGGGCTTCACGACCCCGCCCCGATTCACTCCGGCAAGCATATGGAGCTACGCTACCAAGCCGCGCTGGACGCTCGATTATCTCTTCCGCGAGAAATTTCGCCTCCCCAATCTTGATACGCATGTGAGCGAAGGTTCGAGCAAGGCGGTGAGCATCGCCGAGTATTTCAACACGATGCTCGACACTTCGATGGACTGGTCGACCGCCGCTGCGATCCGGGAGCAATGGGGCGGGAAATTCGTACTGAAGGGTGTGATGAGTTCGAACGACGCCCGACGCGCGGTAGAAATCGGCGCGGACGCAATCATGATCTCGAACCATGGCGGGCGACAACTTGATGGGTCGCGCAGCCCGTTCGATCAACTGCCCGAAATCGTCGATGCCGTGGGCGGCGAAATCGAGATCATCTGCGATGGCGGAGTCCGGCGCGGAACGCATGTTCTCAAGAGCCTGTGCGCGGGCGCGAATGCTGCTTCGGGCGGAAGACTGTATCTATACGCGTTGGCAGCTGCTGGGCAGGAAGGTGTCGAACGAGCGCTAGCGATACTCAAAGACGAAATAGAACGGGGCATGCGCTTGATGGGCGTGACCGATGTCGATCAACTCGGAACTGAGCGCCTGAGGTGGCGCAAGCCGTCATGA
- a CDS encoding amidohydrolase, whose protein sequence is MPEDILEPDLPIIDPHHHLWDLRPMVPMFPEPRHHFIEALVDNAYYTFDQLHAHLTSGHNIIATVFMECGAFYNAAYGEAKKVIGEVEFVNGVAAQSASGLYGDLRACAGIVGHADLSLGSGAGEVLDALIAASHRFRGIRHQGAWDADPEVLGPPFHAPEGLFREPSFREGFAELGKRDLTFDAWVLEPQLPDVIDLANAFPDQPICLDHCGTPLGVASYKGKLHERFDTWRHNIKELARCENVHIKLGGLAMAFCALPEEGPAAGSSSEHLAGLWRPYIETCLEAFGPQRAMFESNYPVDYWGADYPVLWNAFKRLTHGASADEKAALYAGNAARFYRIEEVLA, encoded by the coding sequence ATGCCCGAAGACATTCTTGAGCCCGATCTGCCGATCATAGACCCTCACCACCACCTGTGGGACTTGCGGCCCATGGTCCCAATGTTCCCCGAGCCGCGGCACCACTTCATCGAGGCTCTGGTCGACAATGCCTATTACACCTTCGACCAACTGCACGCGCACCTCACCAGCGGACACAATATAATCGCCACCGTTTTCATGGAATGCGGGGCATTTTACAATGCGGCCTATGGCGAAGCGAAAAAGGTCATTGGCGAAGTCGAATTTGTGAATGGAGTTGCGGCACAGTCGGCAAGCGGTTTGTACGGTGACTTGCGCGCCTGTGCGGGAATTGTCGGTCACGCAGACCTCTCGCTAGGCAGCGGCGCAGGCGAAGTGCTCGATGCTTTGATCGCGGCAAGTCACCGCTTCCGTGGCATTAGGCATCAGGGGGCCTGGGATGCGGATCCAGAGGTCCTGGGCCCTCCATTCCACGCTCCCGAAGGCCTGTTCCGCGAACCGTCATTCCGGGAAGGTTTCGCCGAACTCGGCAAAAGAGACCTGACCTTCGACGCCTGGGTGCTCGAACCGCAATTGCCCGATGTGATCGACCTCGCCAACGCCTTTCCCGATCAACCAATCTGTCTCGATCATTGCGGCACACCGCTTGGCGTTGCGAGCTACAAGGGCAAGCTGCACGAGCGCTTCGACACCTGGCGGCACAACATCAAGGAACTGGCGCGCTGCGAAAACGTGCACATCAAGCTCGGCGGCCTCGCCATGGCATTCTGCGCACTTCCAGAAGAAGGGCCGGCTGCTGGCTCATCGTCGGAGCACCTCGCCGGTCTTTGGCGGCCCTACATCGAGACGTGTCTCGAAGCGTTCGGACCGCAACGCGCTATGTTCGAGAGCAACTATCCCGTGGACTACTGGGGTGCGGATTACCCGGTGCTCTGGAATGCTTTCAAAAGGCTCACGCACGGCGCGAGCGCCGACGAGAAAGCAGCGCTCTACGCCGGGAACGCGGCGCGTTTCTATCGCATTGAAGAGGTGCTTGCGTAG
- a CDS encoding AHH domain-containing protein, with protein sequence MTVSGKGQGTLARRTPIPFRSVNQRRSPEHDPALQRHHLLPRQLLSKKCFGMMFSKIGRMTVGFDDFRVNGLLLPANENATIRTGMPLHRGPHRAYNELVIERVGRIEESWSKASRSDAGKALEDALLRLQLLQGALRRRLLDERRRMILNRKDPLGTGFDFSELDAMAEALWQAT encoded by the coding sequence ATGACTGTTTCAGGGAAGGGGCAGGGCACCCTTGCGCGACGGACGCCGATCCCGTTTCGTTCGGTGAATCAGCGGCGCTCTCCCGAACATGATCCGGCGCTGCAACGTCATCACCTACTTCCGCGCCAGCTATTGTCAAAAAAGTGTTTTGGGATGATGTTCTCAAAGATTGGTCGCATGACGGTGGGCTTCGATGATTTTCGTGTGAACGGCCTGCTGCTCCCGGCGAACGAGAACGCGACGATCCGCACCGGAATGCCGCTCCATCGCGGGCCGCACCGGGCCTACAATGAGCTCGTAATCGAGCGGGTGGGGCGGATTGAAGAAAGTTGGTCTAAGGCTAGCCGGTCGGATGCAGGGAAAGCATTGGAAGATGCCTTGCTTCGCCTCCAACTGCTTCAGGGCGCGCTTCGCCGCCGGTTGCTCGACGAACGCCGACGCATGATCCTCAACCGAAAGGATCCGCTCGGAACCGGTTTCGACTTCAGCGAACTCGATGCAATGGCTGAGGCGCTCTGGCAGGCGACCTGA
- a CDS encoding YHS domain-containing (seleno)protein, with translation MKNSVFKSLLVSTLLATAAACSAPANETDTAADTTSIEAPVQAALYADLGGQPEGPVHTATRGDTLAVSGFDVVSYFTDDGVPVEGTEEYTVRYNGYDYRFANEDNAKTFIEDPAKYAPAYGGYCAWAIGANDALAPGDPNVYEIVDGKLYLNFNEDVQGRWEKDIPGFIAKGDVNYPTHSPDEHFQD, from the coding sequence ATGAAGAATTCCGTTTTCAAATCGCTTCTTGTTTCTACCCTTCTGGCAACCGCTGCGGCATGCAGCGCCCCTGCAAACGAGACCGATACCGCCGCTGACACGACCTCGATCGAAGCTCCGGTTCAGGCGGCGCTCTACGCCGATCTCGGTGGCCAGCCCGAAGGACCGGTCCACACCGCGACCAGGGGCGACACGCTCGCGGTATCCGGCTTTGATGTGGTAAGCTATTTTACCGACGACGGCGTCCCTGTTGAAGGCACGGAGGAATACACCGTCCGTTACAACGGTTACGACTATCGCTTCGCCAACGAAGATAACGCCAAGACGTTTATCGAAGACCCGGCTAAATACGCTCCGGCCTATGGCGGTTACTGCGCATGGGCGATCGGTGCCAACGACGCGCTGGCACCGGGAGATCCCAACGTCTACGAAATCGTCGACGGCAAGCTCTACCTGAACTTCAACGAGGACGTTCAGGGCCGCTGGGAAAAGGACATTCCCGGTTTCATCGCCAAGGGTGACGTGAACTACCCGACGCACTCGCCTGACGAACACTTCCAGGATTGA
- the leuA gene encoding 2-isopropylmalate synthase, with the protein MTMLKNPSAKYRPFGQIDLPDRQWPSRLIEKAPRWLSTDLRDGNQSIIDPMDGVKKARFFDLLVDIGVKEIEIGFPSAGATEFTFIKHLVESGTIPDDVIVQVLTQSREDLIRTSFESLEGARAAIMHLYNAVSPAWRDIVFRMSKDEVREIAMHGAKVMRDEAAKRPDTDWHFQYSPETFSTAELDFSISVCEAVMQVLAPTPEKPIILNLPATVEAATPNIYADQIEYFCRNLPNRESAVISLHTHNDRGTGVAAAELGLMAGADRVEGCLFGNGERTGNCCLVTMALNLYTQGVDPGLDFSDIDRVIETVEYCNDLPVHQRHPYGGELVYTAFSGSHQDAIKKGFEANEKQNDEIWRVPYLPIDPADLGRDYEAVIRVNSQSGKGGFAWVLEKNHGLKLPKAMQKDFSKHVQRLADEKSRELNAEDIWAAFKEAYHVQTPDKHFQLIDYEEARAADGTRVFSGKIAVEGREQSVSGRGKGLISSVMGTLRETFGVELEVVDYAEHALGAGTEANAATYLECTDRQGRTIWGCGIDEDVATASVRAVLSAANSAVQ; encoded by the coding sequence ATGACCATGCTCAAAAACCCATCTGCCAAATACCGTCCCTTCGGCCAGATCGATTTGCCAGATCGCCAATGGCCCAGCCGCCTGATCGAAAAGGCGCCGCGCTGGCTTTCGACCGACCTTCGCGACGGCAATCAGTCGATTATCGACCCTATGGACGGCGTTAAAAAAGCGCGCTTCTTCGATCTGCTGGTCGACATTGGCGTGAAAGAGATCGAGATCGGTTTTCCGAGCGCCGGCGCGACTGAATTCACCTTTATCAAGCACCTCGTGGAATCCGGCACGATCCCTGACGACGTCATCGTCCAAGTGCTCACCCAGTCGCGCGAAGACCTGATCCGCACCAGCTTCGAAAGCCTCGAAGGCGCGCGTGCAGCCATCATGCACCTCTACAACGCCGTGAGCCCGGCATGGCGGGACATCGTGTTCCGGATGTCGAAGGATGAGGTTCGCGAAATTGCCATGCATGGCGCGAAGGTGATGCGTGACGAGGCGGCAAAGCGCCCCGACACAGATTGGCACTTCCAGTATTCGCCCGAGACATTCTCGACCGCCGAACTCGATTTCAGTATCTCGGTGTGCGAGGCGGTGATGCAAGTACTGGCCCCCACGCCCGAAAAGCCTATCATCCTCAATCTGCCCGCGACGGTCGAGGCGGCGACGCCCAATATCTATGCCGACCAGATCGAATATTTCTGCCGAAACCTGCCGAACCGCGAAAGCGCGGTGATATCGCTCCACACCCATAATGACCGCGGAACCGGCGTGGCAGCGGCGGAGCTTGGCCTGATGGCCGGAGCGGACAGGGTAGAGGGCTGCCTGTTCGGAAATGGCGAGCGCACCGGCAATTGCTGCCTCGTGACGATGGCGCTCAATCTCTACACGCAAGGGGTCGATCCGGGCCTCGATTTCTCAGACATCGACCGAGTGATCGAAACGGTCGAATACTGCAACGACCTGCCAGTGCACCAACGCCATCCGTATGGAGGTGAACTGGTCTACACCGCGTTTTCCGGATCGCATCAGGACGCGATCAAGAAAGGCTTCGAGGCCAACGAGAAACAGAACGACGAAATCTGGCGCGTTCCCTACCTGCCTATCGATCCCGCCGACCTGGGCCGCGATTACGAAGCGGTGATCCGCGTCAACTCGCAAAGCGGCAAAGGCGGCTTTGCGTGGGTGCTGGAGAAAAATCACGGCCTGAAGCTGCCAAAGGCGATGCAGAAAGACTTCTCAAAGCATGTACAGCGCCTTGCCGATGAGAAGTCGCGCGAGCTTAATGCGGAAGACATCTGGGCCGCTTTCAAAGAGGCCTACCACGTCCAGACGCCCGACAAACACTTCCAGCTTATCGACTATGAGGAAGCACGCGCGGCAGATGGCACCCGGGTCTTTTCAGGAAAAATCGCGGTCGAAGGCAGGGAGCAATCCGTTTCGGGGCGCGGCAAGGGTCTCATCTCGAGCGTCATGGGAACCCTGCGTGAAACCTTCGGTGTGGAACTCGAGGTTGTCGACTATGCCGAACACGCGCTTGGCGCAGGTACCGAAGCGAACGCTGCAACCTATCTGGAGTGCACCGATCGTCAGGGGCGGACGATCTGGGGTTGCGGCATTGACGAAGACGTCGCCACCGCTAGCGTAAGGGCAGTTTTGAGCGCTGCCAACTCGGCAGTGCAGTAA
- a CDS encoding serine hydrolase: protein MLNQCWKAIAIIAPLAALAGCSDPQVDPAFGSQLRDAPVATIESLIGTESERLGVSALSVSVVDGADLPRIYHFGRSHERGLMQVASLSKTVAAAVILTLAHQRGISLDNDIRSQVTSLDIALLEGGDRPVTLRQLLSHTSGASQSGYPGYPRDSDLPSASEVVANPPRFFESPLTFDGEPGEFRYSGGGYMIAQIWAEDVSGKPFAELADELLFSPLGMEDSTFAQPIDDAEIAPLFVVGADAGFNIFHGVFTPVENSWHDYPEQAAAGLWTTSKDYARFAAALLDAASGASEAIPREVASAMIMPQAEMGKGRAYGLGAMLVLDSEGSVQRVTHSGANTGYRALFAATQGSESRPRRIVVSLANTVSGEGLNKAIVDGLMDR from the coding sequence GTGCTGAACCAGTGCTGGAAAGCCATTGCGATCATCGCTCCACTCGCCGCACTCGCGGGCTGTAGCGATCCACAAGTTGATCCTGCATTCGGATCCCAGCTTCGGGATGCCCCCGTCGCGACTATCGAATCGCTTATCGGGACCGAATCCGAACGGCTTGGTGTGAGCGCGTTGAGCGTGAGCGTGGTTGATGGTGCCGACCTTCCTCGGATCTACCACTTCGGTCGCTCACATGAGCGGGGCCTGATGCAAGTCGCCAGCCTGTCCAAAACGGTTGCCGCTGCCGTAATTCTGACCCTCGCCCATCAGCGCGGGATTAGCCTCGATAATGATATCCGCTCACAGGTTACTTCGCTCGATATCGCGTTGCTGGAAGGAGGCGATAGACCGGTCACGCTTCGGCAATTGCTGTCTCATACAAGCGGCGCTTCACAATCGGGCTATCCCGGTTACCCTCGCGACAGCGACCTTCCGAGCGCAAGCGAAGTGGTCGCGAACCCTCCCAGGTTCTTCGAATCGCCACTCACCTTCGACGGTGAACCGGGCGAGTTCCGATATTCGGGTGGTGGATACATGATCGCGCAGATCTGGGCGGAGGATGTTTCGGGCAAACCCTTTGCCGAGCTGGCGGACGAATTGCTTTTCTCGCCGCTCGGTATGGAAGATAGTACATTCGCACAGCCCATCGACGACGCCGAAATCGCGCCACTTTTTGTTGTCGGCGCCGATGCGGGCTTCAACATCTTTCACGGTGTTTTCACCCCGGTCGAAAACAGTTGGCACGACTATCCCGAGCAGGCAGCGGCGGGTCTCTGGACGACCTCGAAAGACTACGCTCGATTTGCAGCCGCATTGCTTGACGCCGCGAGCGGCGCTTCCGAGGCGATTCCACGTGAAGTCGCCTCCGCAATGATCATGCCGCAGGCGGAAATGGGTAAAGGACGAGCATATGGCCTCGGGGCGATGCTCGTGCTCGACAGTGAAGGCAGCGTACAGCGCGTCACCCATAGCGGTGCCAATACTGGCTATCGCGCGCTTTTTGCCGCAACTCAGGGTTCCGAAAGCCGGCCGCGCCGCATTGTCGTCTCGCTCGCCAATACCGTGAGCGGGGAAGGTCTGAACAAGGCCATCGTGGACGGTTTGATGGACCGCTGA